From the genome of Malus sylvestris chromosome 6, drMalSylv7.2, whole genome shotgun sequence, one region includes:
- the LOC126625923 gene encoding probable polyamine transporter At1g31830 isoform X1, whose protein sequence is MMVLHKEEEKEQSSGSNSLSTSIIPTAAGEGEDAAASHNQTTDHRNSDASHDQKLRTTEENRQSSIEMGESNGNGNGAEFVSVGEVHSPRPRVDNFKKLSLLPLVFIIFYEVSGGPFGVEDSVQAAGPLLALLGFLVFPLIWSVPEALITAEMGTMFPEAGGYVVWVSSALGPYWGFQQGWMKWLSGVIDNALYPVLFLDYLKSAIPALDGGVPRVAAVLVLTLLLTYMNYRGLTIVGWVAVLLGIFSIVPFVVMGLVAIPKLKPSRWLVVNLHNVDWNLYLNTLFWNLNYWDSISTLAGEVENPKKTLPKALFYALILVVLGYFFPLLMGTGAVPLDRELWTDGYFSDIAKLIGGVWLRWWIQAAAAVSNMGMFVAEMSSDSFQLLGMAERGMLPKFFGKRSRHGTPVIGILFSASGVLLLSWLSFQEIVAAENFLYCFGMILEFISFIRLRVKYPATSRPYKIPVGTVGAILMCIPPTILICVVLALSTLKIVVVSLVAILIGLVMQPCLTYVERKRWMKFSVSADLPDLHGANQEGVGSIRH, encoded by the exons ATGATGGTGCTgcacaaggaggaggagaaggagcagAGCAGCGGCAGCAACTCTCTCTCTACAAGTATTATTCCCACTGCTGCTGGAGAAGGAGAAGATGCTGCTGCTTCACACAATCAGACTACCGATCACCGTAACTCTGACGCCAGCCATGACCAG AAACTGAGGACCACAGAAGAAAATAGGCAATCTTCCATTGAAATGGGAGAGTCCAACGGCAACGGCAACGGTGCTGAATTTGTTTCAGTTGGTGAAGTACATTCCCCTAGGCCTCGGGTAGACAACTTCAAAAAACTCTCACTTCTGCCTCTTGTCTTCATCATCTTCTATGAGGTATCTGGGGGTCCATTTGGGGTTGAGGATAGCGTCCAGGCCGCTGGTCCGCTTCTAGCCCTCCTCGGGTTCTTGGTCTTTCCACTCATTTGGAGTGTTCCGGAGGCCTTAATTACCGCGGAGATGGGTACCATGTTCCCTGAGGCTGGGGGTTATGTTGTTTGGGTTTCGTCGGCTTTGGGTCCCTACTGGGGGTTTCAGCAGGGTTGGATGAAATGGCTAAGCGGGGTTATTGACAATGCTTTGTATCCGGTTCTGTTTCTGGACTATTTGAAGTCGGCAATTCCAGCGTTAGATGGTGGCGTTCCAAGAGTTGCAGCGGTCTTAGTTTTGACATTGTTGCTCACTtacatgaactataggggtctAACCATTGTGGGTTGGGTTGCTGTTCTTTTAGGAATTTTCTCAATCGTTCCTTTTGTGGTTATGGGACTCGTGGCAATCCCCAAGCTGAAGCCTTCGAGATGGCTAGTCGTAAATCTACACAATGTGGATTGGAATTTATATCTGAACACTCTCTTTTGGAATCTAAACTATTGGGACTCGATAAGTACACTTGCCGGAGAGGTAGAAAACCCAAAGAAAACTCTCCCAAAGGCTCTGTTTTATGCTTTGATATTAGTTGTTCTTGGATATTTCTTCCCGCTCTTAATGGGTACTGGGGCTGTTCCACTCGACCGTGAGTTGTGGACAGATGGATATTTCTCAGATATCGCTAAACTTATTGGGGGAGTTTGGTTGAGATGGTGGATCCAAGCGGCTGCAGCAGTGTCgaatatggggatgtttgttGCTGAAATGAGCAGCGACTCCTTCCAACTTCTTGGGATGGCAGAACGAGGGATGCTCCCTAAGTTTTTTGGTAAGCGGTCTCGTCATGGAACCCCAGTGATTGGCATTTTGTTCTCAGCTTCTGGAGTCCTTTTGCTATCTTGGTTGAGCTTCCAAGAGATTGTAGCTGCAGAAAACTTCTTGTACTGTTTTGGAATGATTTTGGAGTTTATATCATTCATACGGTTAAGGGTGAAGTACCCAGCTACATCTCGTCCTTACAAGATACCCGTTGGAACAGTTGGAGCCATTCTTATGTGTATTCCTCCAACCATACTGATTTGTGTAGTTTTGGCTCTTTCGACACTTAAGATCGTGGTTGTGAGCCTTGTCGCTATATTGATCGGCCTTGTGATGCAGCCCTGTCTCACTTACGTCGAGAGAAAGAGGTGGATGAAGTTCTCCGTCAGTGCTGACCTCCCAGATCTTCACGGTGCTAATCAGGAGGGTGTTGGCTCCATAAGACATTAG